A stretch of the Musa acuminata AAA Group cultivar baxijiao chromosome BXJ2-7, Cavendish_Baxijiao_AAA, whole genome shotgun sequence genome encodes the following:
- the LOC103993031 gene encoding thymidine kinase-like, with protein MDRRIVPPSSDAHVSLPMESRSMSGEIHVILGPMFAGKTTALLRRIQIEMNNGSTSVAMIKSDKDHRYGLDSVVTHDGVKMPCFAVSELLSFRDKLGAEAYNKLDVIGIDEAQFFEDLYDFCCNAADCDGKTVVVAGLDGDYLRKRFGSVLDVVPLADSVMKLTARCEICGRRASFTLRKTNETQTELIGGADVYMPVCRQHYVDGGC; from the exons ATGGATCGCCGAATCGTTCCTCCTAGTAGTGACGCCCACGTTTCGCTGCCGATGGAATCTCGGTCGATGTCCGGTGAGATCCACGtgatccttggccccatgttcgctGGAAAGACCACCGCTCTCCTCCGCCGGATCCAGATCGAAATGAACAATGGGAG CACATCCGTGGCGATGATTAAATCCGACAAAGATCACAGGTATGGACTGGATTCTGTGGTGACGCACGATGGGGTGAAGATGCCATGCTTTGCGGTGTCGGAGCTTTTGTCATTCCGAGATAAATTAGGCGCTGAAGCATACAATAAG TTGGATGTGATAGGAATTGATGAAGCGCAATTCTTCGAAGACCTTTACGACTTCTGCTGCAATGCAGCAGATTGCGATGGGAAGACTGTTGTCGTTGCAGGTCTGGATGGCGACTACTTAAG GAAGAGATTTGGCTCGGTGCTTGATGTTGTTCCACTAGCTGACTCGGTGATGAAGCTCACGGCACGGTGTGAGATTTGTGGTAGGCGTGCTTCCTTTACCCTGAGGAAGACTAACGAAACGCAAACCGAGCTCATTGGTGGTGCTGATGTTTACATGCCTGTCTGTAGACAACACTATGTGGACGGAGGTTGTTGA
- the LOC108953453 gene encoding WRKY transcription factor SUSIBA2-like isoform X5, which translates to MVIWSPNTGALFYFVIKEPRVVVQTLSQVDILDDGYRRRKYGQKIVKGDPNPRSYYKCTNAGCPVRKHVERASHDPKAVITNALTGTMTTTPFSHPLTQTKSNTISLDLGVGISTSQSDATNGSQQLLGTDQIHQHHQAQFVGSGKLVIQATPL; encoded by the exons ATGGtaatttggagtccaaacacaGGTGCCCTCTTCTATTTCGTGATTAAG GAGCCTCGTGTTGTTGTGCAAACACTGAGTCAAGTTGATATCTTGGATGATGGGTATCGTCGGCGGAAATATGGGCAGAAGATAGTTAAAGGGGATCCTAATCCAAG GAGTTACTATAAGTGCACCAATGCCGGCTGTCCTGTAAGAAAACATGTCGAGAGGGCATCACATGATCCGAAAGCAGTAATTACGAATG CTCTCACTGGTACAATGACTACGACACCCTTTTCTCACCCACTCACCCAAACGAAGAGCAACACGATCAGCCTTGACCTTGGTGTTGGCATCAGCACCAGTCAAAGCGATGCCACAAATGGAAGTCAGCAGCTTTTGGGAACAGACCAGATTCATCAGCACCATCAAGCACAATTTGTTGGTTCCGGTAAGCTGGTGATTCAAGCAACTCCATTGTAA
- the LOC103992848 gene encoding uncharacterized protein LOC103992848, translating into MDQPFSTTFKSLPPTADSVKPSLDTIINNSNTYAGEFSPEGSVGFLDVFVHQARDIHNICIYHKQDVYAKICLTSDPDVTVSTQIINGGGRNPVFNDNLRLRVRTVESSLKCEIWMLSKVKNYLEDQLLGFALVPLADVLVANGKLVQEFSLSSTDLFHSPAGFIQLSLTYVGASPDVMALTAAPKSMAPDATLPDAENEDNIPCEYEKIEFPDLKVVNENQMMISEYYGMQCTSMETQCSESLITPENGNCSNEEAGVRLVESFSSAVTSLDPTSSRKIDTPVSNGSTTESTYVLSAVSSSTSHALSATVSSPSAEHKSPQVTEGEADSSAQPNDTIMKPIININVQPEQTVVQQDIVDMYMKSMQQFTESLANMKLPMDVDDDSATAQTDETVSSDKKLPPSKGTGSRVFYGSRAFF; encoded by the coding sequence ATGGACCAACCCTTTTCAACCACCTTCAAATCTCTTCCCCCCACCGCTGATTCCGTGAAACCAAGCTTGGATACCATCATCAACAACTCCAACACTTACGCCGGCGAATTTAGCCCCGAGGGATCTGTTGGTTTTCTTGATGTTTTTGTTCACCAAGCTCGCGACATACACAACATATGCATCTACCACAAGCAGGATGTTTACGCCAAGATCTGCCTCACCAGCGACCCTGATGTCACTGTCTCGACCCAAATCATCAACGGCGGAGGGCGCAACCCGGTCTTCAATGATAATCTCCGCCTCCGCGTGCGGACGGTGGAGTCATCGCTGAAATGTGAGATTTGGATGCTTAGCAAGGTGAAGAACTACCTCGAAGACCAGCTGCTGGGATTCGCACTGGTGCCGCTTGCCGATGTCCTTGTGGCCAATGGCAAGCTGGTGCAGGAGTTTTCCCTCTCATCCACTGATCTTTTCCATTCCCCAGCTGGTTTCATCCAATTGTCTCTCACTTATGTTGGTGCATCGCCGGACGTCATGGCCCTTACTGCGGCACCGAAATCAATGGCTCCTGATGCCACATTGCCGGATGCAGAAAATGAGGACAACATTCCTTGTGAGTATGAGAAAATCGAATTCCCTGACCTGAAAGTTGTCAACGAGAACCAGATGATGATTTCAGAGTATTATGGGATGCAATGCACCAGCATGGAGACACAGTGTTCCGAGAGCTTGATCACTCCAGAGAATGGCAACTGTTCGAATGAGGAAGCAGGGGTTCGTCTTGTCGAGAGCTTCTCCTCTGCTGTTACTAGTTTAGATCCAACTAGTAGTCGCAAGATTGACACTCCTGTGAGCAATGGTTCAACTACCGAGTCTACTTATGTGCTTTCAGCCGTATCTTCTTCTACCTCCCATGCTCTCTCTGCCACGGTATCATCTCCCAGCGCGGAACACAAAAGCCCACAAGTCACAGAAGGTGAGGCTGATTCTTCTGCACAGCCAAACGATACAATTATGAAGCCAATCATCAACATAAACGTCCAGCCAGAGCAAACAGTGGTGCAGCAGGACATCGTCGATATGTACATGAAAAGCATGCAGCAGTTTACAGAGTCACTGGCCAACATGAAACTCCCTATGGATGTTGATGATGATTCTGCAACTGCACAAACTGATGAAACAGTTAGTTCAGACAAGAAGCTGCCGCCGTCAAAGGGGACTGGTTCAAGAGTCTTCTATGGGAGTAGAGCATTCTTCTGA
- the LOC135616426 gene encoding WRKY transcription factor SUSIBA2-like, producing the protein MSPAQLRIARRRALRYTLGLAPPALLESPILLTNTKVEPSPTTGTLNMSSAMDKTICSDTLSSQRHTSDVSAYDGRNPEDFQFKPQVGASYSLGLSSLRPISEIGNNMTMFSGGHSEQVSAGLIKKEHEPSMQSQNQSQGQNPVASENESILSESVPNSAIEVTNLRVYLPAEAASEDGYNWRKYGHKHVQGSEYPQSYYKCTHPTCEMKKQMERSHDGMVTGIIYKGHHDHPKPQSSRRLAAGTMLSCHEEEKTDKLSSLMSVEDESTNAPDHTYHQIDPNSITESP; encoded by the exons ATGTCGCCGGCTCAACTCCGGATCGCGCGGCGCCGTGCTTTACGATACACCCTGGGTTTAGCCCCCCCCGCTCTCCTCGAATCCCCCATCCTCCTTACCAACACGAAG GTTGAGCCTTCTCCAACTACTGGAACCCTCAATATGTCCTCTGCCATGGATAAAACTATTTGTTCAGACACCTTATCTTCTCAAAGGCATACTTCTGATGTCAGTGCATATGATGGAAGGAATCCTGAAGATTTTCAGTTCAAACCTCAAGTTGGAGCATCTTATAGTCTAGGCCTATCTTCATTAAGACCTATC TCTGAGATAGGTAACAATATGACCATGTTTTCTGGAGGCCACTCAGAGCAG GTTTCTGCAGGCTTGATCAAAAAAGAGCATGAGCCTTCTATGCAGAGTCAAAATCAATCTCAAGGTCAGAACCCGGTTGCGTCTGAAAATGAATCAATTCTATCAGAATCTGTTCCGAATTCAGCTATTGAAGTAACCAATTTGAGAGTTTATCTGCCAGCTGAAGCAGCTTCTG AAGATGGTTATAACTGGAGAAAGTATGGGCACAAGCATGTCCAAGGTAGTGAATATCCTCAGAGCTATTACAAATGCACACATCCTACTTGTGAAATGAAGAAACAAATGGAACGTTCTCATGATGGAATGGTCACTGGAATCATCTATAAAGGTCATCATGATCATCCTAAGCCCCAATCTAGTCGTCGTTTAGCAGCTGGTACAATGCTCTCCTGCCATGAAGAGGAAAAAACTGATAAATTGTCTTCTTTAATGAGTGTTGAAG ATGAGTCAACAAATGCACCTGACCACACGTATCATCAGATTGATCCAAACAGTATTACTGAGTCTCCTTAA
- the LOC108953453 gene encoding WRKY transcription factor SUSIBA2-like isoform X3: MVIWSPNTGALFYFVIKEPRVVVQTLSQVDILDDGYRRRKYGQKIVKGDPNPRSYYKCTNAGCPVRKHVERASHDPKAVITNGKHNHDVPAAKTISHEASASVVTDADGSLCIHASAALTGTMTTTPFSHPLTQTKSNTISLDLGVGISTSQSDATNGSQQLLGTDQIHQHHQAQFVGSGNLLMGR; this comes from the exons ATGGtaatttggagtccaaacacaGGTGCCCTCTTCTATTTCGTGATTAAG GAGCCTCGTGTTGTTGTGCAAACACTGAGTCAAGTTGATATCTTGGATGATGGGTATCGTCGGCGGAAATATGGGCAGAAGATAGTTAAAGGGGATCCTAATCCAAG GAGTTACTATAAGTGCACCAATGCCGGCTGTCCTGTAAGAAAACATGTCGAGAGGGCATCACATGATCCGAAAGCAGTAATTACGAATGGTAAGCATAATCATGATGTACCAGCTGCAAAGACTATTAGCCATGAGGCATCTGCATCAGTGGTGACAGATGCTGATGGTTCTCTGTGCATCCATGCTTCAGCAGCTCTCACTGGTACAATGACTACGACACCCTTTTCTCACCCACTCACCCAAACGAAGAGCAACACGATCAGCCTTGACCTTGGTGTTGGCATCAGCACCAGTCAAAGCGATGCCACAAATGGAAGTCAGCAGCTTTTGGGAACAGACCAGATTCATCAGCACCATCAAGCACAATTTGTTGGTTCCG GAAATTTATTGATGGGTCGATGA
- the LOC108953453 gene encoding WRKY transcription factor SUSIBA2-like isoform X2, whose protein sequence is MEIANNNSALIGKTDQEPRVVVQTLSQVDILDDGYRRRKYGQKIVKGDPNPRSYYKCTNAGCPVRKHVERASHDPKAVITNGKHNHDVPAAKTISHEASASVVTDADGSLCIHASAALTGTMTTTPFSHPLTQTKSNTISLDLGVGISTSQSDATNGSQQLLGTDQIHQHHQAQFVGSGKLVIQATPL, encoded by the exons ATGGAAATTGCTAACAACAATTCTGCTTTGATTGGCAAAACGGACCAGGAGCCTCGTGTTGTTGTGCAAACACTGAGTCAAGTTGATATCTTGGATGATGGGTATCGTCGGCGGAAATATGGGCAGAAGATAGTTAAAGGGGATCCTAATCCAAG GAGTTACTATAAGTGCACCAATGCCGGCTGTCCTGTAAGAAAACATGTCGAGAGGGCATCACATGATCCGAAAGCAGTAATTACGAATGGTAAGCATAATCATGATGTACCAGCTGCAAAGACTATTAGCCATGAGGCATCTGCATCAGTGGTGACAGATGCTGATGGTTCTCTGTGCATCCATGCTTCAGCAGCTCTCACTGGTACAATGACTACGACACCCTTTTCTCACCCACTCACCCAAACGAAGAGCAACACGATCAGCCTTGACCTTGGTGTTGGCATCAGCACCAGTCAAAGCGATGCCACAAATGGAAGTCAGCAGCTTTTGGGAACAGACCAGATTCATCAGCACCATCAAGCACAATTTGTTGGTTCCGGTAAGCTGGTGATTCAAGCAACTCCATTGTAA
- the LOC108953453 gene encoding WRKY transcription factor SUSIBA2-like isoform X1, with product MVIWSPNTGALFYFVIKEPRVVVQTLSQVDILDDGYRRRKYGQKIVKGDPNPRSYYKCTNAGCPVRKHVERASHDPKAVITNGKHNHDVPAAKTISHEASASVVTDADGSLCIHASAALTGTMTTTPFSHPLTQTKSNTISLDLGVGISTSQSDATNGSQQLLGTDQIHQHHQAQFVGSGKLVIQATPL from the exons ATGGtaatttggagtccaaacacaGGTGCCCTCTTCTATTTCGTGATTAAG GAGCCTCGTGTTGTTGTGCAAACACTGAGTCAAGTTGATATCTTGGATGATGGGTATCGTCGGCGGAAATATGGGCAGAAGATAGTTAAAGGGGATCCTAATCCAAG GAGTTACTATAAGTGCACCAATGCCGGCTGTCCTGTAAGAAAACATGTCGAGAGGGCATCACATGATCCGAAAGCAGTAATTACGAATGGTAAGCATAATCATGATGTACCAGCTGCAAAGACTATTAGCCATGAGGCATCTGCATCAGTGGTGACAGATGCTGATGGTTCTCTGTGCATCCATGCTTCAGCAGCTCTCACTGGTACAATGACTACGACACCCTTTTCTCACCCACTCACCCAAACGAAGAGCAACACGATCAGCCTTGACCTTGGTGTTGGCATCAGCACCAGTCAAAGCGATGCCACAAATGGAAGTCAGCAGCTTTTGGGAACAGACCAGATTCATCAGCACCATCAAGCACAATTTGTTGGTTCCGGTAAGCTGGTGATTCAAGCAACTCCATTGTAA
- the LOC103992847 gene encoding type IV inositol polyphosphate 5-phosphatase 7-like: protein MRDWGSKKNKLSWSKSLVRRWFNIKSKAQDFHSDNVFGQGADDERSTFPVRETCKVGKSKAERPYKESTDQAHRGKFVLNAAEVTETLEYRIFVATWNVGGKSPPSNLNLEDWLRASPLADIYVLGFQEIVPLNAGNVLGTEDNGPAKKWVSLIRKALNNLLDASSNGGYQTHSLVSNPVVEQNDHIGCSSTGQRNSSFFHRHSFQSWGLSMRMDEDIMAPQVRLDHRYSVCDQVIFGNRQSDYDPSYRLNGFYDDEYMNGDSPGAVVFSPTSQGHAASSTEERDGSTGHSRYCLLASKQMVGIFLTVWVKREIRDSIRNLKVSCVGRGLMGYLGNKGSISISLSFHQTSFCFICSHLTSGQKEGDELRRNSDVMEILRKTRFPPVHGDEKSPETILEHDRIIWLGDLNYRIALSHRSAKALVEMRNWNALLEKDQLRLEQRCGGVFEGWNEGRIYFPPTYKYSNNSDQYSGDVMNQKEKCRTPAWCDRILWYGRGLNQLSYFRGESRFSDHRPVSSIFTVEVESIKHNQI from the exons ATGAGAGATTGGGGTTCAAAGAAAAACAAG CTTTCATGGTCTAAGTCCCTGGTCAGGAGATGGTTCAACATCAAGAGTAAAGCTCAGGACTtccattcggacaatgtttttgGTCAAG GAGCTGATGACGAAAGGAGTACCTTCCCAGTGagggaaacatgcaaagttgggaaAAGCAAAGCAG AGAGACCATACAAAGAGAGCACTGATCAAGCTCACAGAGGAAAGTTTGTTCTTAATGCAGCTGAAGTCACTGAGACCCTGGAGTACAG GATTTTTGTTGCCACATGGAATGTAGGTGGGAAATCTCCACCAAGTAATCTGAATCTCGAGGACTGGCTGCGTGCCTCACCTCTTGCAGATATATATGTTCTCGG GTTTCAAGAAATTGTTCCTTTAAATGCGGGAAATGTTCTAGGCACAGAAGACAATGGTCCAGCTAAAAAATGGGTGTCTCTAATTAGAAAGGCACTGAATAATCTTCTGGATGCCAGCAGTAATGGAGGATACCAAACACATTCCCTAGTTTCTAATCCGGTTGTAGAGCAGAACGACCATATTGGATGCTCGTCAACAGGGCAAAGAAATTCATCTTTCTTCCACCGACATTCTTTTCAGTCTTGGGGTCTTAGTATGAGAATGGACGAAGATATCATGGCCCCACAAGTGAGGCTGGATCATCGCTATAGCGTTTGTGATCAGGTTATCTTTGGAAACAGACAAAGTGATTATGATCCTAGTTATAGATTGAATGGATTCTATGATGATGAGTACATGAATGGAGATTCTCCTGGTGCTGTTGTTTTCTCACCGACATCACAGGGCCATGCTGCTTCATCTACCGAGGAGAGAGATGGGTCAACAGGACACTCGAG ATACTGCTTGCTGGCAAGTAAACAAATGGTTGGGATATTTCTCACAGTGTGGGTGAAGAGAGAGATAAGAGATAGCATCAGGAACCTTAAAGTCTCCTGTGTTGGGAGAGGATTGATGGGTTATCTTGGAAACAAG GGTTCAATTTCGATCAGCTTGTCTTTCCACCAAACAAGCTTCTGCTTCATCTGCAGTCATTTGACATCAGGCCAGAAGGAGGGAGATGAGCTTCGAAGGAATTCTGACGTCATGGAGATCTTGAGAAAAACTAGATTCCCACCAGTCCATGGGGATGAGAAGTCACCAGAAACCATCCTTGAACATGA TCGAATTATATGGCTTGGGGACTTAAATTACCGAATTGCTCTTTCACATCGCTCTGCGAAGGCTCTTGTTGAAATGCGAAACTGGAATGCATTGTTGGAGAAAGATCAG CTTCGGTTGGAGCAAAGATGTGGTGGTGTCTTTGAGGGCTGGAATGAAGGAAGAATATACTTTCCTCCAACATATAAATATTCAAACAATTCAGATCAATATTCTGGGGATGTCATGAACCAAAAAGAGAAGTGTCGAACACCTGCATG GTGTGATCGTATTTTATGGTATGGAAGAGGCCTTAACCAGCTGTCTTATTTTCGTGGGGAGTCCAGGTTTTCTGACCACAGACCGGTCTCTAGCATTTTTACAGTAGAGGTCGAGTCAATTAAACATAATCAAATATAA
- the LOC108953453 gene encoding WRKY transcription factor SUSIBA2-like isoform X4, which yields MVIWSPNTGALFYFVIKEPRVVVQTLSQVDILDDGYRRRKYGQKIVKGDPNPRSYYKCTNAGCPVRKHVERASHDPKAVITNAALTGTMTTTPFSHPLTQTKSNTISLDLGVGISTSQSDATNGSQQLLGTDQIHQHHQAQFVGSGKLVIQATPL from the exons ATGGtaatttggagtccaaacacaGGTGCCCTCTTCTATTTCGTGATTAAG GAGCCTCGTGTTGTTGTGCAAACACTGAGTCAAGTTGATATCTTGGATGATGGGTATCGTCGGCGGAAATATGGGCAGAAGATAGTTAAAGGGGATCCTAATCCAAG GAGTTACTATAAGTGCACCAATGCCGGCTGTCCTGTAAGAAAACATGTCGAGAGGGCATCACATGATCCGAAAGCAGTAATTACGAATG CAGCTCTCACTGGTACAATGACTACGACACCCTTTTCTCACCCACTCACCCAAACGAAGAGCAACACGATCAGCCTTGACCTTGGTGTTGGCATCAGCACCAGTCAAAGCGATGCCACAAATGGAAGTCAGCAGCTTTTGGGAACAGACCAGATTCATCAGCACCATCAAGCACAATTTGTTGGTTCCGGTAAGCTGGTGATTCAAGCAACTCCATTGTAA